The following proteins come from a genomic window of Malus sylvestris chromosome 4, drMalSylv7.2, whole genome shotgun sequence:
- the LOC126618975 gene encoding dormancy-associated protein homolog 3 isoform X2 — protein MGLLDQLWDDTLAGPQPDSGLGKLRKHKTFSFRSSSATGSSDGGSVRSLGGNSPEEAKITRSIMIVKPPGYGSANGGSAPVSPAGVSSPISPAGSTPPVSPFSGSHSGGFEGGQRRMHTRRRARSLEEGAPVLLATCDI, from the exons ATGGGCCTACTTGATCAGCTTTGGGACGACACCCTCGCCGGGCCTCAGCCCGACAGCGGTCTTGGGAAACTTCGCAAGCACAAAACCTTCAGTTTCCGGTCCAGCTCCGCCACTG GATCGTCAGATGGCGGAAGCGTAAGATCGTTGGGTGGGAATTCGCCGGAAGAGGCGAAAATTACGCGGAGTATTATGATAGTGAAGCCCCCAGGTTATGGGAGCGCTAACGGCGGATCAGCTCCGGTTTCGCCAGCTGGGGTTTCTTCTCCAATTTCGCCAGCTGGGTCTACGCCGCCGGTGTCCCCGTTTTCTG GGAGCCATTCGGGCGGTTTCGAAGGAGGTCAGCGTCGGATGCATACGAGAAGGCGAGCGAGGTCGTTGGAGGAAGGAGCGCCCGTTCTCCTTGCGACGTGTGACATATGA
- the LOC126618975 gene encoding dormancy-associated protein homolog 3 isoform X1: MGLLDQLWDDTLAGPQPDSGLGKLRKHKTFSFRSSSATGSSDGGSVRSLGGNSPEEAKITRSIMIVKPPGYGSANGGSAPVSPAGVSSPISPAGSTPPVSPFSGGREPFGRFRRRSASDAYEKASEVVGGRSARSPCDV, translated from the exons ATGGGCCTACTTGATCAGCTTTGGGACGACACCCTCGCCGGGCCTCAGCCCGACAGCGGTCTTGGGAAACTTCGCAAGCACAAAACCTTCAGTTTCCGGTCCAGCTCCGCCACTG GATCGTCAGATGGCGGAAGCGTAAGATCGTTGGGTGGGAATTCGCCGGAAGAGGCGAAAATTACGCGGAGTATTATGATAGTGAAGCCCCCAGGTTATGGGAGCGCTAACGGCGGATCAGCTCCGGTTTCGCCAGCTGGGGTTTCTTCTCCAATTTCGCCAGCTGGGTCTACGCCGCCGGTGTCCCCGTTTTCTG GTGGCAGGGAGCCATTCGGGCGGTTTCGAAGGAGGTCAGCGTCGGATGCATACGAGAAGGCGAGCGAGGTCGTTGGAGGAAGGAGCGCCCGTTCTCCTTGCGACGTGTGA
- the LOC126618976 gene encoding uncharacterized protein LOC126618976, whose amino-acid sequence MGIPPVRPPSITKYLKPYLLKMHFTNKYVSAQVIHAPTATVASSASSQEKALRESMEIQRDVAAAGKIGKILGERLLLKNIPAVSVHLKKEQKYHGKVKAVIDSVVEAGVKLL is encoded by the coding sequence ATGGGTATTCCCCCGGTCAGGCCACCAAGTATCACAAAGTATCTAAAGCCGTATCTTCTGAAAATGCACTTTACAAACAAATACGTAAGTGCCCAGGTGATCCACGCACCAACTGCCACTGTAGCCTCTTCTGCAAGCTCCCAGGAAAAGGCCTTGAGAGAAAGCATGGAGATACAGCGGGACGTTGCTGCTGCTGGAAAGATAGGGAAGATATTGGGGGAGCGTTTGCTGCTCAAAAACATTCCCGCTGTATCTGTCCACTTGAAGAAAGAACAGAAATATCACGGTAAGGTTAAAGCTGTCATTGACAGTGTGGTCGAAGCAGGTGTCAAACTACTCTAA